A single window of Archangium gephyra DNA harbors:
- a CDS encoding FG-GAP repeat domain-containing protein, with the protein MDLACQARRHIEPGFSSEEVRVLLGQGGGTFGPATLVNTSPSPGALALGDLNKDGALDLVVAQTSAEGGVLTLKGQGDGTFLPPLLTTLQAGQRGGHLVLADMSGDGIPDIVRSSPADGTVYVLTSYTATTWGHWSGWGYPAGGDCTSFSLLDFDGDGRQDVVCANPGSDSVSLLRGKAYNQLAEPQVFGVRSGVNSLGVLDLDADGRLDIVLGSSQESRGTLLLQR; encoded by the coding sequence ATGGACCTCGCCTGCCAGGCCAGGCGCCACATCGAGCCCGGCTTCTCCTCGGAGGAGGTCCGCGTGCTGCTCGGCCAGGGAGGGGGCACCTTCGGCCCCGCCACGCTCGTGAACACGAGCCCCAGTCCGGGCGCCCTCGCGTTGGGAGACCTCAACAAGGACGGCGCACTGGACCTGGTGGTGGCGCAGACGTCCGCCGAGGGCGGGGTGTTGACGCTCAAGGGCCAGGGGGATGGCACCTTCCTGCCTCCCCTCCTCACCACGCTCCAGGCGGGCCAGCGCGGCGGCCACCTCGTCCTGGCGGACATGAGTGGCGACGGCATCCCGGACATCGTGCGCAGCAGCCCCGCGGATGGCACCGTCTACGTGCTGACCTCGTACACCGCCACGACCTGGGGGCACTGGTCGGGCTGGGGCTACCCCGCGGGCGGCGACTGCACCTCCTTCTCCCTGCTCGACTTCGATGGGGACGGACGACAGGACGTGGTGTGCGCCAACCCGGGCTCGGACTCGGTGTCGCTGCTGAGGGGCAAGGCCTACAATCAGCTCGCCGAGCCCCAGGTCTTCGGGGTGCGCTCCGGCGTCAACTCGCTGGGGGTGCTCGACCTGGACGCGGATGGACGCCTGGACATCGTCCTGGGGTCCAGCCAGGAGTCACGCGGCACGCTGTTGCTCCAGCGCTGA
- a CDS encoding RNA polymerase sigma factor, which produces MLQAFREGDRATLTRVYRTYSPQVARYLARRFSVRAGTHVHSVSLGALDLDAAHQETFVRAFRPALRQAYDGVRPYLGFLLMLARSTAVDLLRASGRIAREAVPLDDAPELAHAPTEEQGPEEQALKAEVRTLVRQFLDGLPEEARALAQLRFMEGLSQEAAATRLQLTRGEVRVRERHLRTQFTEHLLARGWLDVPLAGMEKVP; this is translated from the coding sequence GTGCTGCAGGCCTTCCGGGAAGGGGACCGCGCCACCCTCACGCGCGTGTATCGCACCTACTCGCCCCAGGTGGCCCGCTACCTCGCCCGCCGCTTCTCCGTCCGCGCCGGCACCCACGTCCACAGTGTCTCCCTCGGCGCCCTGGACCTCGACGCGGCGCATCAGGAGACCTTCGTCCGCGCCTTCCGGCCCGCCCTGCGCCAGGCCTATGACGGGGTGCGCCCCTACCTCGGCTTCCTCCTGATGCTCGCGCGCTCCACCGCCGTGGACCTGCTGCGGGCCTCGGGCCGCATCGCCCGGGAAGCCGTGCCCCTGGACGACGCGCCCGAGCTGGCCCACGCCCCCACCGAGGAGCAGGGCCCCGAGGAGCAGGCACTGAAGGCCGAGGTGCGCACCCTGGTGCGCCAATTCCTCGACGGGCTGCCCGAGGAGGCGCGGGCGCTGGCCCAGCTGCGCTTCATGGAGGGCCTCTCCCAGGAGGCCGCCGCCACCCGCCTCCAGCTCACCCGCGGAGAGGTCCGCGTCCGGGAGCGTCACCTGCGTACGCAATTCACCGAGCACCTGCTGGCCCGGGGTTGGTTGGACGTCCCCCTGGCCGGAATGGAGAAAGTCCCATGA
- a CDS encoding caspase family protein, whose product MRLRLCGAVLAAALLLAPLASAAPPVRRALVIAHNTSDDPSLPALRYADDDGVLWTETLRRLGVETTLLVDADEETRRTDAAVLSGARPPTLEEVSRAVAALREDVQADRARGRQTDVLLIYVGHGNTDALGRAYFTLLGSRLDRAAFYTRLVDPLGADFVHVVVDACRASGVVGSRGKPDVAVLAELRGVLEREQLATRPHVGATFAESDSGETHEWSRLRAGVFSHVVRSGLMGGADVNGDGAVEYSELAAFVTASLQEVKAVPIRLSVHAYAPSREPRRPLVDSAPRGPSLLLPAGLEHARISVEDEGGRRLADVRRAGHQTVALRLPPRESYWVRTPTAEARLTLAQLGDGLPRLNPRELRERGPAEDALRRGLFAIPFDRGYYEQYVATSSFVPVDFPHEAGVLLPQPAEPTSVLAWEAGLVTQRAPLGLSPFVTGPGVALRFGGAPYTFGVRAAYVFSPLPRDGVALQRLSVQGLLGLQASGPVAPFIEAAGGWSLVRVNYPGITQGDPTVFSIHLSGGMVVHQERLRVRVAGFFGVDLLTADGRERGDPLAGVEVALGY is encoded by the coding sequence ATGAGACTCCGCCTCTGCGGCGCGGTGCTCGCGGCCGCCCTGCTGCTCGCCCCCCTCGCCTCGGCAGCCCCTCCGGTGCGCCGGGCGCTCGTCATCGCCCACAACACCAGCGATGACCCGTCCCTCCCCGCGCTGCGCTACGCGGACGATGACGGCGTGCTGTGGACGGAGACGCTGCGCCGGCTCGGCGTGGAGACCACCCTCCTGGTGGACGCGGACGAGGAGACGCGCCGCACGGACGCCGCGGTGCTCAGCGGCGCCCGTCCTCCCACCCTCGAGGAGGTGTCCCGCGCCGTGGCCGCGCTGCGCGAGGACGTCCAGGCGGATCGCGCCCGGGGGCGGCAGACGGACGTGCTGCTCATCTACGTGGGCCACGGCAACACCGACGCGCTCGGGCGCGCCTACTTCACGCTGCTCGGGAGCCGGTTGGACAGAGCGGCCTTCTACACGCGGCTGGTGGACCCGCTCGGGGCGGACTTCGTCCACGTGGTGGTGGATGCGTGCCGCGCCTCGGGCGTGGTGGGCAGCCGGGGCAAGCCGGACGTGGCGGTGCTCGCCGAGCTGCGCGGGGTGCTGGAGCGCGAGCAGCTCGCCACCCGGCCCCACGTGGGCGCCACCTTCGCCGAGAGCGACAGCGGCGAGACGCACGAGTGGTCCCGCCTGCGCGCGGGCGTCTTCAGCCACGTGGTGCGCTCGGGCCTCATGGGCGGCGCGGACGTCAACGGCGACGGCGCGGTGGAGTACAGCGAGCTGGCCGCCTTCGTCACCGCCTCGCTGCAGGAGGTGAAGGCCGTCCCCATCCGCCTCTCCGTGCACGCCTACGCCCCGTCCCGCGAGCCGCGCCGCCCGTTGGTGGACTCCGCGCCCCGCGGCCCCAGCCTCCTGCTGCCCGCCGGCCTGGAGCACGCACGCATCTCCGTGGAGGACGAGGGCGGCCGGCGGCTGGCGGACGTGCGCCGCGCCGGGCACCAGACGGTGGCCCTGCGCCTGCCCCCGCGCGAGTCCTACTGGGTGCGCACCCCCACCGCCGAGGCCCGCCTCACGCTCGCCCAGCTCGGCGACGGGCTGCCCCGGCTCAACCCCCGCGAGCTGCGCGAGCGCGGCCCCGCCGAGGACGCCCTGCGCCGCGGCCTCTTCGCCATCCCCTTCGACCGCGGCTACTACGAGCAGTACGTGGCCACCTCCTCCTTCGTCCCGGTGGACTTCCCGCACGAGGCCGGAGTGCTCCTCCCGCAGCCGGCCGAGCCGACGTCCGTGCTCGCCTGGGAGGCGGGACTCGTCACCCAGCGCGCCCCGCTCGGGCTCTCCCCCTTCGTCACCGGGCCGGGCGTGGCGCTGCGCTTCGGGGGAGCGCCGTACACGTTCGGCGTGCGCGCCGCGTACGTCTTCTCGCCCCTGCCGCGGGACGGCGTGGCCCTCCAGCGGCTCTCCGTGCAGGGGCTCCTGGGACTCCAGGCCAGCGGGCCCGTCGCGCCGTTCATCGAGGCCGCGGGCGGCTGGAGCCTGGTGCGCGTGAACTACCCGGGCATCACCCAGGGAGACCCCACCGTCTTCTCCATCCACCTGTCCGGGGGCATGGTGGTCCACCAGGAGCGCCTGCGGGTGCGCGTGGCCGGCTTCTTCGGCGTGGACCTGCTCACCGCGGACGGCCGGGAGCGGGGAGACCCCCTCGCGGGCGTCGAAGTGGCGCTCGGGTACTGA